DNA from Babylonia areolata isolate BAREFJ2019XMU chromosome 32, ASM4173473v1, whole genome shotgun sequence:
GCAACAACCTCGACGTCATTCTGATCAGTTCTTCTTTGCTCATGTTGTACAGCCGATCCTCGTTGACGTGGTCGTAGACCGCGATGAACTCTTGGTCGTACTGCAACCTCTCCGACGcggtgaagggaaggggaaggtgaggggagtCCTCTTCTGCCtctgctttctcttcttccttcggTTCCGTCTCCTCGTTCATCAGCTGGCACTCTTCAGTGGCGTCGTCGTCCCCCGTGACGGACACTGGCGACGTCTTGTTGCTCAGGTCCGGGGAAATGTTGCTCTTGACGTGGTCTTCGATCAGGTACTGAGTCGTGTTGCGAGGCGCGTGAGGGTACTCGGAGGCTGCGCCAATCTTCATTGCCATTCTGTCCGCGTAACTCGTACCAGCATATGGGTGATGCTTCCGATTGTGCTTCTTACCTCCCTTCAACCGTCGCTGACGCCGGCCTTTTCGCTGCCTTTGATCGTTGTCGCTTCCACGACAATGCCCGATGTCATCGCCTTCAGATAGGCTTCCGCCACTAACCTCATCTGAATCTCCTCGGGATCGGTCGAGCTCGGGATCTACTTTCGATTTCTCCGTACCCATGACGGTATCACCGTCGATTTGCAGTATTTTCTCTTCAGCCATTAAATAAACCGTAGTCTGGAAGCTCTTTGTGGAACTTTGCAGAAAAATCGCTCTTTTTGTAGCAGTTGAGTTGGGAAATTTTTGTAGCAGTCGAATGCAGAGGTCTGAACATTGATTTCATAACGTCTTCCGTCTTCCTCCAACGGCGACCTGAACACCGAATGAGCAGAATGCTCGAGCCGTTCAGTTTATTTTGGTCGCATGTTCTTTATTCATCCGCTATAGAAAATAGATCATAGTTTGCAAATTCAGGTTTCTTCAATCTGTGATCTTACCTACAAAGTATACAAATATTTTGTTATGGTAATGACACAAGTGTTTGAAATCATAGATATTGAACAAAGAAACAttacatgtaaatatcaaaaacaaTAGATACTGAAATGCCGGAACATTGCGCATATACATCAAGCACATGTTCACTCCTGGTCCGTTCGTCGATGTTTTCTTCTTGTCAATGAAATGTTCAATATCAAATTGCAATTTTAATATTTAAATGCTTGTATAGTCAGCacgtttctttgttttatttctgtgtttgctcgtgtatgtgtgtgcgcgtgttcttgtgtgtgtacgcacgtgtgtaAGAGTGCGTGCACCCGGCTGCTGCGTGAGTGTCGTCACTGTggagcgtgcatgcgcgcgtgtgtgtgtatgtgtgcgtgcgcgcgccaaaCTTATCCACACAGTTTAAGTCAGGACAACAACTGTTGCAAGACGGCGAAACCTGAATCTTTTTGAATATTTTTTCATGCTTTCTCTTCGTGTATCAGGCCTTGTGTGATTAGGTAAGCAGTAACTTAGTCAATGGCTTTTCTGGAAAACAGTGCATTGCTTGAAGTGCTATGTGTTCTGTGGATCAGTGATGCATAAATCAAGTCAATCAATTTCTTCCAGTTAATGCCTTTGAGCCTTggttgaaacttaaaaaaaaaagaaaaaaaaagatatatgctGTTCAAATCGTTATTGTGTGTGACATCATATGAAGCTGTCCAAGACATTGTCTGATCGATCTACTTTTGGAGGGGTTCTTTATCGCTGACTGAATGGACCAGTGTAGTCTACAATTCTTCCCGTGAAATTCTAATACCGGAAAGTTAAATTGAGAATCTCCTCAGTGGCAATGTTCAGTTGTATTTTATTATGAAGTGCAGATTGATTCGTGATGCAATAATTGTTTTGCCTTGATTCTGTTGATTAATGACTCTCGGGACCATCTGCACAAAACATAGTACAATTTTCGTACTACTTTTGTCGACTGATatgattctttctttttgtcagtcAGTACATAAGAAAAATCGAAACGTCTGCAACACAGGCGCAAATTGTGGCTCTTGTTCTGTATATCCGTTGCTGAAACGATATTGAAAATACAAAAATCTTTTGTGGGTTTGCGACATTAATTGTGATATTTTGATAGCAACGCACAAGCCACTTCGTTTGAGAGTGTTGAAACGTTGCTGTAAATATAGTGAAGCATGACAAGTAGGAATCCATCCAGGCGACCCCTTAGTGGAACTATTTTCAAGGGAGTTAACAGTGAGGGATTACGTCAGCATGGTGTGCTGTCAAGACTGTGGAAAGAAAAGTTCGAAAATGGATTAAAAACAACGTGGTACTGTGGATAATCCATTGGATTTTACTTCATGGCTGCGTCTCTGAATTGAGATTCATTAAAAGAATTCacagagaacaacacagtgaAGTGTGAATCCAGTAAAAGATTATCAGTCGTCGGTGCCACGTTGAACGTTGATAGTCCGCCATATTGAATT
Protein-coding regions in this window:
- the LOC143276530 gene encoding uncharacterized protein LOC143276530, producing MAEEKILQIDGDTVMGTEKSKVDPELDRSRGDSDEVSGGSLSEGDDIGHCRGSDNDQRQRKGRRQRRLKGGKKHNRKHHPYAGTSYADRMAMKIGAASEYPHAPRNTTQYLIEDHVKSNISPDLSNKTSPVSVTGDDDATEECQLMNEETEPKEEEKAEAEEDSPHLPLPFTASERLQYDQEFIAVYDHVNEDRLYNMSKEELIRMTSRLLQKVEGGMRTPASSKEQTEKLSESPNTTPMAQIIEDLEDLEWLPEKQRKTVYE